The following proteins are co-located in the Nonlabens ponticola genome:
- the paaA gene encoding 1,2-phenylacetyl-CoA epoxidase subunit PaaA yields MSEAEIKSLEEQFDAKIARDEKIEPKDWMPEKYRKTHIRQISQHAHSEIVGMLPEGNWITRAPSLRRKVALLAKVQDEAGHGLYLYSACETLGITREQMYEDLHSGKAKYSSIFNYPTVTWADMGAIGWLVDGAAIINQVPLCSTSYGPYARAMVRVCKEESFHQRQGYEIMLSLCNGTDEQKEMAQDALNRWWWPSLMMLGPTDAASTHTEQSMKWKLKRKTNDELRQQFIDQTVPQADILGLTIPDPDLKWNEETGHYDFGEIDWDEFWQVVKGHGPMNKSRLDARRDAWENGAWVREAATAYANKQRERKEEAAQAS; encoded by the coding sequence ATGAGCGAAGCAGAAATTAAAAGTCTAGAAGAGCAGTTTGATGCAAAAATTGCCCGTGATGAGAAAATTGAGCCGAAAGACTGGATGCCAGAGAAGTACCGCAAGACGCACATCAGGCAGATAAGTCAGCACGCGCATTCTGAAATTGTAGGGATGCTGCCTGAAGGTAATTGGATCACACGCGCGCCATCGTTGCGTCGCAAAGTTGCTTTATTAGCAAAGGTTCAAGACGAGGCTGGACATGGCTTGTATCTGTACAGCGCCTGTGAAACATTGGGCATTACTCGTGAGCAGATGTATGAAGATTTGCATTCCGGAAAAGCAAAATATTCTTCCATTTTTAATTATCCTACAGTCACTTGGGCAGATATGGGTGCGATAGGCTGGTTAGTCGATGGTGCTGCTATTATAAATCAAGTACCACTTTGCAGTACTTCATATGGGCCGTATGCAAGAGCCATGGTGCGTGTTTGTAAGGAAGAAAGCTTTCACCAGCGACAAGGTTATGAGATCATGCTATCCCTTTGTAATGGTACTGATGAGCAAAAAGAAATGGCACAAGACGCGCTTAATAGATGGTGGTGGCCATCACTCATGATGCTAGGCCCTACTGATGCGGCTAGTACACATACAGAGCAGTCCATGAAATGGAAGTTGAAGCGCAAGACCAACGATGAATTGCGCCAGCAGTTTATTGATCAAACCGTTCCTCAAGCTGATATTCTAGGGTTGACGATTCCTGATCCAGATTTGAAATGGAATGAAGAAACGGGACATTATGATTTTGGCGAGATTGATTGGGATGAATTCTGGCAAGTGGTCAAAGGTCATGGTCCTATGAACAAATCAAGACTAGATGCGCGACGCGACGCTTGGGAAAACGGTGCATGGGTACGCGAGGCTGCCACGGCTTATGCAAACAAACAACGAGAGCGTAAAGAAGAAGCTGCGCAGGCTTCATAA
- the paaB gene encoding 1,2-phenylacetyl-CoA epoxidase subunit PaaB has translation MSSNQETPLWEVFIRSKNGLEHRHCGSLHAEDAEMALNNARDVYTRRNEGVSIWVVESKNITASSPDDSGSLFEPASDKVYRHPTFYELPDELKHM, from the coding sequence ATGTCCTCTAATCAAGAAACACCTCTTTGGGAAGTTTTTATAAGATCAAAGAATGGTCTAGAACACAGGCACTGCGGTAGCCTGCACGCAGAAGATGCAGAAATGGCTCTCAACAACGCACGCGATGTATACACACGCCGCAATGAAGGTGTCAGCATCTGGGTTGTTGAATCCAAAAACATTACCGCCAGCAGTCCAGACGATAGTGGCTCTTTATTTGAACCTGCTAGTGATAAAGTTTACAGGCACCCAACGTTTTATGAGTTGCCTGACGAATTAAAACACATGTAA
- a CDS encoding 2Fe-2S iron-sulfur cluster-binding protein has protein sequence MNKFHDITLSEVYKETEDTTVLTFDVPQELREEFNYRQGQFLTLRATINDEDVRRSYSLCSSPLDNEWKVAVKEIFEGKFSTYVNRELKVGDTIKVAAPSGDFGIECADEKQTKNYVAFAAGSGITPMLSIIKTHLKKEPNAKFKLFYLNRTAKSIIFKEEIEALKNKYLSRFEVFYFLSREQRDIPLFNGRFDQEKLQQLTQTLINAPHTDDAFICGPEEMIFLIRDELVTAGMNKENIYYELFVSGLSDADKARAAAALEKKVDGVDVTIIDGSKEFHFVLGDDHDNVLDAAIAAGADLPYACKGGVCSTCKCKVEEGSVEMKVNYALTDDEVDKGYVLSCVSVPTSKKLVVNYDV, from the coding sequence GTGAATAAATTTCATGACATAACGCTTTCAGAGGTTTACAAAGAAACCGAGGATACAACGGTACTCACATTTGATGTGCCGCAAGAATTGCGTGAAGAATTTAATTATCGTCAAGGCCAGTTTTTGACCTTACGAGCTACTATAAATGATGAAGACGTACGCCGCAGTTACTCGCTGTGCAGCAGTCCGCTGGACAATGAATGGAAGGTTGCCGTAAAGGAGATTTTTGAAGGTAAGTTCTCGACCTATGTCAACAGAGAACTTAAGGTAGGCGACACGATTAAGGTCGCAGCACCTAGCGGTGATTTTGGGATTGAGTGTGCGGATGAAAAGCAGACTAAAAACTACGTTGCATTTGCCGCAGGTAGTGGTATTACACCCATGCTCAGCATCATCAAGACACACTTGAAAAAAGAGCCAAATGCCAAATTCAAGTTATTCTATTTAAATCGCACGGCAAAATCCATTATCTTCAAAGAAGAGATAGAGGCTCTGAAAAACAAGTACTTAAGTAGGTTTGAGGTCTTTTATTTCTTGAGTCGTGAACAAAGAGATATACCACTTTTCAATGGTCGATTTGATCAGGAAAAGTTGCAGCAGTTGACACAGACATTGATTAACGCACCGCATACCGATGATGCATTCATCTGCGGTCCAGAAGAGATGATTTTCTTGATAAGAGACGAGCTTGTTACTGCAGGAATGAATAAGGAAAACATCTATTACGAGCTTTTCGTGAGTGGATTGAGTGATGCAGACAAAGCTAGAGCAGCGGCCGCGCTGGAGAAAAAAGTAGATGGTGTTGACGTGACGATCATCGATGGGAGCAAGGAATTTCACTTTGTGCTAGGTGATGATCACGATAATGTATTGGATGCAGCGATTGCCGCTGGTGCAGATTTACCATATGCCTGCAAAGGTGGCGTATGCAGCACCTGCAAGTGCAAGGTAGAAGAAGGCAGCGTAGAGATGAAAGTCAACTATGCACTCACGGATGATGAGGTCGATAAGGGTTACGTATTAAGCTGCGTGAGTGTCCCAACCAGTAAAAAGTTGGTAGTGAATTATGATGTATAA
- the paaC gene encoding 1,2-phenylacetyl-CoA epoxidase subunit PaaC, whose product MKPIKELNPQFLESKENKQHLIDYLLGVADNYLILGQRLGELCGHGPNLEPDIAITNISLDLLGQVRSYYQYIAQLKGDKTTEDDIAFLRKEREYKNVLLVEQLNTDFGYVIVRQYFFDVYNRLFLNALQQSADETLRALAFKGIKEASYHERFSGDWLKRFGDGTEESHNRVQQAVNDLWIYTDELFHKTDADRAMIEAGVAPDMLQLKEYYYEKVEEQLRTATLDIPEVEYFQKGGKQGIHSEHMGRILAEMQYMQRTYPNSRW is encoded by the coding sequence ATGAAACCTATAAAAGAACTCAATCCACAATTTCTCGAGTCAAAAGAAAACAAACAACACCTAATTGATTACTTGTTAGGCGTTGCAGATAATTACTTAATATTAGGCCAAAGATTAGGAGAATTGTGCGGTCATGGGCCTAACCTCGAGCCTGATATTGCGATTACTAATATTTCATTGGATTTGCTAGGTCAAGTGCGTAGTTACTATCAATACATTGCACAGCTTAAAGGAGATAAAACTACCGAAGATGATATCGCATTTCTACGCAAAGAGCGTGAGTACAAGAATGTCTTACTAGTTGAGCAACTTAATACTGACTTTGGTTACGTGATCGTTCGTCAGTATTTCTTTGATGTTTACAACAGATTGTTTTTGAACGCCTTACAACAAAGTGCAGATGAGACATTAAGAGCACTTGCTTTTAAAGGGATCAAAGAGGCTAGTTATCACGAGCGTTTTTCTGGTGATTGGTTAAAGCGATTTGGCGATGGTACAGAAGAAAGCCACAATCGAGTACAGCAAGCCGTCAACGACTTGTGGATTTATACAGATGAGCTTTTTCACAAAACAGATGCAGACAGAGCGATGATAGAGGCTGGCGTTGCACCAGACATGCTTCAATTGAAAGAGTATTACTATGAAAAAGTAGAAGAGCAGCTGCGCACCGCTACGCTTGATATTCCAGAAGTTGAGTATTTTCAAAAAGGCGGTAAACAAGGAATTCACAGCGAGCACATGGGACGCATCCTGGCTGAAATGCAGTACATGCAGAGAACTTATCCTAACTCGAGATGGTAA
- a CDS encoding bifunctional alpha,alpha-trehalose-phosphate synthase (UDP-forming)/trehalose-phosphatase, translating to MSKTIIVSNRLPLQLSIENDQVSSHPSVGGLATGLKSVHRDNNGLWIGWTGLTKEETPDHLKSEIQQAVTNQQCAAVELTQRDMDGFYYGFSNRTIWPLFHYFMEYAEFDDENWEIYKSVNQKFAQVVLENLEDGDTVWVHDYQLMLLPQMIKEQRPDVSIGFFLHIPFPSYEVFRTLPWREQLLNGLLGADLLGFHTYDYERHFLSSVSRILGHEVSFNEITFKDRLIKVDSFPMGIDYEKFSASAKANYQQTDKTQSELQRRLDLHATATPDAKMILSIDRLDYTKGIANRLRAFEHFLEKYPHYSEKVRLVMLAVPSRSNVPQYQVLKKEIDELVGRINGKFSTVSWTPVWYFYRSMPFENLIDLYTSCDVALITPIRDGMNLVAKEYVATRIDRTGVLILSEMAGAAKEMNEALLINPNNINLIADTIKEALEMPVEEQKKRNKFMQSRLKRYNVEKWASDFMVKLDAVKGNQTVVKAKHINEKRQTVILEQFQKANKRIFFLDYDGTLRGFVNNPGDAKPDVALLEMIKKLQAPDQNEVVIISGRDSVTLGEWFQDVPVTLISEHGVLKKTYGQDWELTETMNNDWVPTIQPVLQTYVDRTPGTFIEEKNYSIAWHYRKADPQLGEQRANELSNVIRELTSNHGLSVLSGNKVIEIKSSNVHKGKAANNHILNKNYNFIFCIGDDWTDEFMFHDLPETAITVKVGLANTAARYYVDDTDQVRDMLQMFIK from the coding sequence ATGAGCAAAACCATCATAGTTTCAAATCGATTGCCACTTCAATTATCTATTGAAAACGACCAGGTGAGTTCGCACCCCAGCGTTGGTGGACTGGCGACAGGTTTGAAATCGGTACACAGAGACAACAATGGCTTATGGATAGGTTGGACTGGACTCACAAAGGAAGAGACGCCCGACCACCTCAAATCTGAAATACAGCAAGCAGTCACAAATCAACAGTGTGCTGCTGTGGAATTGACCCAGCGCGATATGGATGGCTTTTACTATGGTTTTAGCAATCGTACTATTTGGCCGCTGTTCCATTATTTTATGGAATATGCAGAATTTGATGATGAAAATTGGGAAATCTATAAAAGCGTAAATCAGAAGTTTGCTCAGGTCGTGCTGGAAAATCTAGAAGATGGCGACACCGTTTGGGTACACGATTATCAATTGATGTTGCTGCCACAAATGATCAAAGAGCAGCGACCCGACGTTTCCATTGGATTTTTCCTGCACATTCCGTTCCCATCCTACGAGGTTTTTAGGACCTTACCATGGCGTGAACAATTGCTCAATGGCCTGCTGGGTGCAGATTTGTTGGGCTTCCATACCTATGATTATGAGCGTCATTTCTTGAGTTCGGTAAGTAGGATTCTGGGGCATGAGGTAAGCTTCAATGAGATCACGTTCAAAGATCGTCTAATCAAGGTAGACAGCTTTCCCATGGGTATCGATTATGAGAAGTTTTCCGCTTCCGCGAAAGCGAACTATCAACAAACTGATAAAACACAAAGCGAGCTACAACGTCGATTGGATCTTCATGCAACGGCCACGCCAGATGCCAAAATGATTCTTTCCATAGATCGTTTGGATTACACAAAAGGGATCGCAAATAGGCTGCGTGCATTTGAACATTTTCTAGAGAAATATCCGCATTATTCTGAGAAAGTCAGACTAGTCATGCTAGCGGTACCTAGCCGATCAAATGTGCCACAATATCAAGTGTTGAAGAAAGAAATTGACGAGTTGGTAGGACGCATCAATGGTAAATTTTCTACCGTGAGCTGGACGCCAGTCTGGTATTTCTATAGATCCATGCCTTTCGAGAATCTTATCGATCTCTATACATCATGCGATGTCGCGTTGATCACACCTATACGCGATGGAATGAATCTGGTCGCCAAAGAATACGTCGCCACCAGAATCGACCGCACTGGCGTATTGATCCTGTCAGAAATGGCTGGTGCCGCCAAGGAAATGAACGAGGCACTACTCATCAACCCAAACAACATTAATCTGATTGCGGATACCATCAAAGAAGCGCTAGAAATGCCCGTAGAAGAACAAAAGAAGCGTAATAAGTTCATGCAAAGCCGCTTGAAACGTTACAATGTGGAAAAATGGGCGAGTGATTTCATGGTCAAACTAGACGCAGTAAAAGGCAATCAAACCGTAGTCAAGGCAAAGCATATCAATGAGAAAAGGCAAACGGTAATTCTCGAGCAATTTCAAAAAGCCAATAAGCGCATATTCTTCCTTGATTATGATGGCACATTGCGAGGTTTTGTCAATAATCCAGGCGATGCAAAACCTGATGTAGCATTGCTGGAAATGATCAAAAAGCTGCAAGCACCTGACCAAAACGAAGTGGTGATTATTAGCGGTCGCGACAGCGTGACGCTAGGCGAGTGGTTTCAGGACGTGCCTGTCACGCTAATTTCTGAGCATGGTGTGTTGAAAAAAACATACGGGCAGGATTGGGAACTTACCGAAACTATGAACAATGATTGGGTACCTACCATCCAGCCTGTATTGCAAACCTATGTAGACCGTACACCAGGAACTTTTATTGAAGAAAAAAACTACAGTATTGCCTGGCATTACCGCAAAGCAGATCCACAATTAGGTGAGCAGCGAGCCAATGAGCTATCAAACGTGATACGGGAATTAACCAGCAATCATGGGTTGAGCGTGCTGTCTGGGAACAAGGTCATTGAGATCAAGAGTAGCAATGTCCACAAGGGTAAGGCAGCTAACAATCATATCCTGAACAAGAACTATAACTTTATATTCTGCATAGGCGACGACTGGACAGACGAGTTCATGTTTCACGATCTACCAGAAACTGCCATCACAGTCAAGGTAGGACTTGCTAATACCGCAGCTCGCTACTACGTTGATGATACAGATCAAGTCAGAGACATGTTGCAAATGTTTATTAAGTAA
- a CDS encoding four helix bundle protein: MDEKKYDLEDRLIKFAVEIINLSRKADWNDYASRYYQQQLIRSSGSVALNFGEFLGASSQKDKLNKLNIAHKEIKECRNNILIQIGAELNIVSELKILSRESLELIKILRAIIKSKS; encoded by the coding sequence ATGGACGAAAAGAAATATGATCTTGAAGATCGATTGATCAAGTTCGCTGTAGAAATTATCAATTTATCTAGAAAGGCAGATTGGAATGACTACGCTTCAAGGTATTATCAGCAACAGCTGATACGTTCCTCTGGATCTGTCGCTTTAAATTTTGGAGAATTTTTAGGTGCCAGTAGTCAAAAAGACAAACTCAATAAACTGAATATTGCTCACAAAGAGATTAAAGAATGTAGGAACAATATACTTATTCAAATTGGTGCAGAACTCAATATAGTGTCAGAACTCAAAATACTATCGCGAGAATCACTTGAATTAATCAAAATACTGAGAGCTATTATAAAATCTAAATCTTAA
- a CDS encoding hydroxymethylglutaryl-CoA lyase — protein MERVKIIECPRDAMQGIKEMIPTATKVQYIQSLLRCGFDTIDFGSFVSPRAIPQMVDTAQVLAQLDLSKTDSKLLAIVANLRGAQAACEHPEIDYLGYPFSISENFQMRNTHKTIAQSVELLQEILDLAFAKGKKVVVYISMGFGNPYGDPWNVEIVGEWTQQLSAMGVEILSLSDTVGTSDPESIEYLFSNLIPAYPAIEFGAHLHTTPTKWHEKVDAAYKAGCRRFDGAIQGFGGCPMAKDELTGNMPTEKMVSYFNQAKADSGIKMTSFESSYNEASTIFGRYH, from the coding sequence ATGGAACGAGTCAAAATAATCGAGTGCCCGCGTGACGCCATGCAAGGAATCAAGGAAATGATTCCTACCGCTACCAAGGTACAGTACATACAATCACTACTGCGATGCGGATTTGACACCATCGATTTTGGCAGTTTTGTATCGCCGCGAGCCATTCCTCAAATGGTGGATACTGCCCAAGTTTTGGCTCAATTAGATCTTTCAAAAACGGATTCTAAACTACTCGCAATCGTTGCCAATCTGCGCGGTGCGCAGGCAGCCTGCGAGCATCCAGAGATTGATTATTTGGGTTATCCGTTTTCCATAAGCGAGAACTTCCAGATGCGTAACACGCACAAAACCATTGCGCAATCTGTAGAGCTGCTTCAAGAGATTTTGGATCTCGCTTTCGCGAAAGGGAAAAAAGTAGTCGTTTATATATCGATGGGATTTGGTAATCCATACGGCGATCCATGGAATGTTGAGATCGTAGGCGAGTGGACGCAGCAATTAAGCGCCATGGGCGTGGAGATCTTGTCACTGTCTGATACGGTAGGAACATCAGATCCTGAATCTATTGAATACCTGTTTTCTAACCTGATTCCTGCTTATCCAGCTATCGAATTTGGTGCACACTTGCATACCACGCCAACAAAATGGCACGAAAAAGTGGATGCCGCCTACAAAGCTGGTTGCCGCAGATTTGATGGTGCAATTCAAGGTTTTGGCGGTTGCCCTATGGCCAAAGATGAACTCACCGGCAACATGCCTACCGAGAAAATGGTAAGTTATTTCAATCAAGCAAAAGCCGATTCAGGCATCAAAATGACCTCATTTGAAAGCAGCTATAATGAGGCGAGTACTATTTTTGGGAGGTATCATTGA
- a CDS encoding IS110 family RNA-guided transposase, with the protein MTDLIIGIDISAQTLDICIREQRCDQFFVIKNKVGAIKKFLVPLVSKDRNILLGMENTGRYNYNLYEVLRTLELKTFVIYPFHLKKSLGLVRGKNDKVDAERIANFVEKNHKELDPWKPCSETIMEMKYVMTERRSKIKTRARLLQQQRDLKLIKDPRLKRRLVNMFNKSLKLVSQQIKDLEAILEELIDMDQTIREQIELVRSVPGVGTVLSTAIVIKTEGFNTYTDPRKLACSAGVVPFNYQSGISLKSRNRVSHMADKSMKTLLHMAAMRAVRLECDLKYYYQRKIAEGKNKMSVLNAVRNKIIHIIYALIKNQTIYKNSLSLS; encoded by the coding sequence ATGACAGATTTAATTATCGGTATAGATATCAGTGCCCAGACATTGGATATCTGTATCAGAGAGCAACGATGTGATCAGTTCTTCGTGATCAAGAATAAGGTGGGTGCCATCAAGAAGTTCCTTGTACCATTGGTGAGTAAGGACAGGAACATACTGCTGGGTATGGAGAACACTGGAAGGTACAATTACAATCTCTATGAGGTCCTGCGGACGCTGGAGCTAAAGACCTTTGTGATATATCCCTTCCATTTAAAGAAAAGCCTGGGACTTGTCAGAGGAAAGAATGATAAGGTCGATGCAGAGCGCATCGCCAATTTTGTCGAGAAGAATCATAAGGAACTCGATCCGTGGAAACCGTGCAGTGAAACGATCATGGAGATGAAGTACGTGATGACTGAAAGAAGATCGAAGATAAAGACACGCGCCAGGCTGCTCCAGCAGCAAAGAGACCTGAAACTGATCAAGGATCCAAGGCTCAAGCGCAGACTTGTCAATATGTTCAACAAGAGCCTAAAGCTGGTAAGCCAACAGATAAAGGATCTTGAAGCCATCTTGGAAGAGTTGATAGACATGGATCAAACCATAAGGGAACAGATAGAACTGGTACGCAGTGTGCCAGGTGTGGGAACGGTGCTCTCGACGGCTATCGTCATCAAGACCGAAGGCTTCAACACCTACACCGATCCCAGGAAACTTGCCTGCAGTGCTGGCGTGGTTCCCTTCAACTATCAATCGGGAATATCACTCAAATCTAGAAATAGGGTGTCCCACATGGCAGATAAGTCCATGAAGACCTTGTTGCACATGGCCGCCATGAGAGCCGTGAGACTCGAATGTGACCTCAAGTACTATTACCAGAGAAAAATTGCAGAAGGAAAAAATAAGATGAGTGTATTAAATGCCGTCAGGAACAAAATCATTCACATCATCTACGCACTGATCAAAAACCAAACTATTTATAAAAATAGCTTGTCATTGTCATAG